GCGGGAGCGGTGATTTTGCTGCTCGCGGTTTTGAGCGTCACGTATCCGCCTTATTCTGCGATTGCAATCATCGCCGGGTCGGTGGGCGTGGTTTTGTTGCTCGCTCGGCCTGATATCGCGTTCGCGCTGTTTTTCGCCGCCGAGACGCTGATCTCCGAAGATGTGTTGCTCATCACCGAGCGTCTCAAGCCCACGCTCTATTACTACACGGTTCCCGGTCTTGGGCTGAACCCGTTTGAAATCGCATTGCTCGCGCTGGTGGCTGCGACGCTGTTACACCGCAAAGGGCGTTTGTATGGCACTCGCCTGGACGGCGTGATGATAGGGTTCGGCTTGGCGTGTTTACTCGGCTATATCACTTGTATCCGGCTCTATGGCGATCCGGGCCGATTATTTGAGCCTCGGCGCTTGTTGCATTTTTATCTGGCGTATTTTCTGACGGTGAACCTCATTCGCAGCAAGCAAGCCCTGAAAATGTTTCTGATGGTCTTTTTTGCGGCGGTCGCCCTGAAGGGGCTGCAGGGCGTATTTCTGTATACCTTGGGTGAAGGCTTGCAGATTAAATGGAAGATTCGCGCCATTTTTACCGGATGGGGCGACTCGCTCAATTTTGTGACCATGTTACTGATTTTGGCGGCGTTCGTTCTCGACCGGGCGCCGCTGCCCGCCAAGCGCTTGTGGTTAGTCGCGACGCCGATTGTGCTATTCAGTTTTTTATTTTCTTATAAGCGGGCGTATTATGTTGCGCTGGTGGTCGGCTTGTTGGTTCTATTTTTAATGCAGAAGGGCAGGGCGCGGGTTCGATTTATGACTTCAGCGTTTGTTGGCTTCCTGCTGTTGCTGATACTCATCACCGCCGCTGGACAATGGCGCCCGATTGGAATGCGTTTTGAGTCGATTTTAAACCCCACTAAAGAGAGCAGCGCCAATTATCGCTTGGTCGAGTGGCAAAACGCGCTCATCAGCATTCGTAAAAACCCCACAAGCGGCATCGGCTTGGGTGGAGTCATGCCGATGGAGATTTATCTCTCCCGCACCAATTTATTGGGCGTACATAATACCTATTTATGGGTAGCGGTTAAAATGGGCGCGGTGGGTTTGTTTGCTTACTTGTTATTACAACTAGCGTTTGTGAAGCGCCTGTTGCGTCAAAACCAGGCGCTGCATGACCCTTTCTTACGGACTCTATCGCGAGGGCTGACTTGCGTATTCGCTGCGTTTTGCGCGGCGCAGATGTTTGCGCCCATGTTTATTCAAATGAGAACCTCAACCTGGTTCGGCGTGATTTTGGGCATTGGTATGTTGCTTTCCACGCTTGACCAGCGCCATGCGCCAGAGCAGCCTGAAACCCTCAGCCAACCTTAGAGTTGTTCGCAGTCTCCTTCTACCAGCTGGCCGGCGTCCCAAACACAGATAAAGTTACGTTCTTGCAGCTCGTCCGGGTCTTCAGTAATCACGCCGGTGGGGGTCATGCCGTCTTTGCGGTTTTTAATGCGTGGCTCGTCTCCGGGCAAAATCTGTCGCCAGACTTCGTAGTCGCTATTATGTTTTGATACAGCAAAGGTCAAGCGTTGTTTGACAAAATCAGAGACAATGCTCTTTACGTCCTGCTTCGATAGGCGCTTGGTCACTTGCACACGAATATTACGAGTATAGTCATTGGTATTGTTCATAATTTTTATCCTTTCATCTCAAGACGATCACCGGGAAAGCCTTAAGTCCTCTACGTAAAATTTTATTGCCATAAGTTCAAAACGACAACAAAAAATCCTATAAAGAAGTAATAGAACGAGTAACACAAGGAAAAAATAACGTCTAATCTATTCGCGAGCGACTTGTTCAAGGACGTCTTTTGAGACGAAAATGGGCGCTTGGGTGCGTATGGCAAGGGCAATGGCGTCGCTGGGTCTTGAATCAACATCAACTTCGCCGTTAGAAGTCTCGAAATAAATACGGGCGTAAAAGGTGGAGTCGCGTAGGTCTGTAATATTGACCCGAATCATGGTTCCGCCCAGGGTAGAAATCAGATTGACTGCCAAATCGTGGGTCAGCGGGCGCTGAATGTGTATGTCATTTAAGGCCAAATGAATGGATTGGGCTTCGTAGTATCCGATGAGAATCGGCATCATCCGAGCGCCGTTTTTCTCTTTTAAAATGATGATTTGGTCAGCGCCGCTTTCATCCAACCGCAGTTCGTAGAAATCCATTTCAATCATGCTAAGTCTCTTTAAACCCCACCCAATTTTTTCATTATATGAATATTGTATCTATCTTCCTTAGAAACTCGCCCCCTAGACGATATTTTCATCAATTTTCAAATCAAATTGAACGCCGAGTTTGTCAAACATGCTTCCAAGGTCGGTGGTCGGTAAGCCGATTACATTGTGATAGGAGCCGTTTACTTCACAAACTAGATTGGCTCCAATCCCTTGGATTGCATAGGAGCCTGCTTTATCCATTGGCTCGCCAGTTTTTATGTAATTATCTATTTCATCTTGGCTTAAGTCTTTGAACCTAACATTGGATCGAATGGCTTTCACCATCTGGATTTCTTGCATCCGTTGAAAGAGGCAGACGCCCGTCCACACTTCATGCCATTGGCCTGATAGCGCTCCCAGCATTTCAGCCGATTCATTTTTGTCTTTGGGTTTTCCCATAATGCGGTCGCCTAAGGCAACCACCGTGTCAGCGCCAAGAACCAGATGTTCAGGGTTTTGCTGTCCAACCGCCGCTGCTTTTTGGACAGCTAAGCGAGCGCAATACGGCCCGGGCAATTCGTCCATTGGTTCCTCTTCGATGATTCCGCTTGGGAGGACGGTAAAATTGACGCCCATCTGACTGAGTAATGTTCGGCGCCGGGGCGATTCACTGGCGAGTATGATGCCTGCAAACACGATATATGAGGTCTCCGTTTTCTATAAAAAGAGCGTCCCGGTTGTTAAGGACGCTCTTGAGGTAATCTATTGTATCTTTATATTTATTATGCAGTTACATCAAGTGATTGTCCCGCTGCCAGGTCTTGGATCGGGCTTACTGGCGCCGCTTGAATAAAGGTCTGGTCTTCAGAAGGGATGAACCCTGTTTGACTTGCTTGGGCCGCTGAAGGAATGATGCCGGGGAACGGCGGCGTTCCTGGAGGGGGGCCTGGATTGAGCGTACTGACTTGGTCAGCACCCGCTGGCGGCGGAGGCGCTGTTTGCGCTTGAATTGCGTTCTCGCTAATCAGCACTGAATCGGTGCCATTGGTTTGGTTCAGACCGTCGGTTTGCCCGCTTTGAGGAAGCGGAGTAAATCCGGTTTGTACAGGCGCTATCGGCGCCGCAGGCGATGGTGGAGACGGCGCAACCGGCGGCGGCGCTGTCGGGTTTAAAGCCTGATTGATTTGTGGAATCGGTCCAGTAACCATAATAAATCCTCGCTGAGCCTAAAACTCTATATATCATTATACACAATTCAATTGTGGATGCAACAATCTGATTGTATTAGAGCGTTTGTCATAAATATGTGCGTAAAGCGCGCCCGCAGGGCTCAGCGATAGATACCGTTATGGAAACTCAATCCGCACAGTATTCTGGCAACCACTATAACAATTCATCGCTCAATTTTGTCCGCTCCATCGGATAATCTCGCCGGAACTACGCAGTCCATTGCTGGGGTCATAAACCTCCGCTACCAGCAGCACGGCTGGAGTCTTGATATTGCAAACAGCGCATAGTTCCGTACCCTCGGTTTCATCTTGGGGGAAGTAGGCGAAGTATTGCAACAAGCCGTCAGGGCCGCTGGATGACGCCATCCATTTATGAAAGCCATAGTCATACTGCCCGCCCGGGCCAGAGCGGTCAGCGCGAAAATACCCATACGCATACGCGCCGTTGACCACGTCTTTGAAATCAATCGACTGGTCGAGTTCGCGGGCGCTGTGGTGTGGGAACGGGTCGCGAGGGATGTTAGTTAAGTAGGCTAATGGCGTGGTCAGGGATTTGAACAGGGCTTCAAAGTTATAAATTTGCTCTCCGGCTTGAATGTGCGACGGAGGCGCGGTGTTGCAATCCAAGCGATACATTTCAATAGAAGTTGAGAGCGATTTGTGGTCAGCCTGGACGCGGGCGACGTTAGCGCGCACTTGCGCTTGCAGGAAATTGGGGACAGCGATTGCCGCGAGAATGCCAATGATGGCGACAACGATCAGCAATTCAATCAGTGTAAAGCCGTTTTGATTTATTCGTTTCATAATAGAACTCCGCCCCCTCTGCTCCGAAAAGCAGAGGGGAGTAGTATTGATTTAGTTAATACAAATACCATGACTTAACGACTGTTTGTTCACCTTCGCTTTGAATTACGGTGATGAACTGGTCGGCGTTCATTTCTCCAAACGACTCGCTCGATCCGTCAAGCCATGTTACTTGCACCTCAGCGCTTATTTCTGCGCCCAAGCCAAAATGAATCACGCTTGACGATTGCGATCCAAAACCTGTATCGCCAAACCCGCATTGGCGAATTTGGGTGACGCCGCCTACTGTCGCTTTGACGCGGGCGCCGAATGCGAAGCCGTTGGCGCCGTTGCCTTGCAGCTGAATATTCAGCCAGTGGTTGTCGCCGACTGCATTATTCTCATACAACAGAGTCGGGCCTTCGCCGTGATTCTCTGTGAAGAGAAATTCCAAGTCGCCGTCGTTATCGAGGTCGCCGCAGGACACGGCGATCAGGTGGTTGATGTCATCGACCCCGGTGTCGAGCAGCGCCTGATCGGCTGTTTCGTTGATGTTAGTAAACGTCCCGTCGCCGTTATTCATAAAAATTGGGTGCGGAAACGGATATAACTGGCCTGCGGGGTAGTCGTCATGGTCGGGGTGGTTGATCGCCAAAAGGTCGAGCCATCCATCATTGTTGAGGTCAACCCAGGAGGCGTTAAAGAGATAGAACTGCTCGGTCATGCCAGATTGAGGAAACACATCGGTGAAGGTTCCATCGCCGTTGTTTTGATACAGATGCTGGGGGATTGCGGTATCTTCATTGATGGAGCCGATATTGCAGACAAATAGGTCAACGTCGCCGTCGTTGTCATAGTCGCCCCAG
The Candidatus Hinthialibacter antarcticus genome window above contains:
- a CDS encoding Maf family protein yields the protein MFAGIILASESPRRRTLLSQMGVNFTVLPSGIIEEEPMDELPGPYCARLAVQKAAAVGQQNPEHLVLGADTVVALGDRIMGKPKDKNESAEMLGALSGQWHEVWTGVCLFQRMQEIQMVKAIRSNVRFKDLSQDEIDNYIKTGEPMDKAGSYAIQGIGANLVCEVNGSYHNVIGLPTTDLGSMFDKLGVQFDLKIDENIV
- a CDS encoding prepilin-type N-terminal cleavage/methylation domain-containing protein yields the protein MKRINQNGFTLIELLIVVAIIGILAAIAVPNFLQAQVRANVARVQADHKSLSTSIEMYRLDCNTAPPSHIQAGEQIYNFEALFKSLTTPLAYLTNIPRDPFPHHSARELDQSIDFKDVVNGAYAYGYFRADRSGPGGQYDYGFHKWMASSSGPDGLLQYFAYFPQDETEGTELCAVCNIKTPAVLLVAEVYDPSNGLRSSGEIIRWSGQN
- a CDS encoding O-antigen ligase family protein yields the protein MALQSTAPYDMNTPLRGWTTIAGAVILLLAVLSVTYPPYSAIAIIAGSVGVVLLLARPDIAFALFFAAETLISEDVLLITERLKPTLYYYTVPGLGLNPFEIALLALVAATLLHRKGRLYGTRLDGVMIGFGLACLLGYITCIRLYGDPGRLFEPRRLLHFYLAYFLTVNLIRSKQALKMFLMVFFAAVALKGLQGVFLYTLGEGLQIKWKIRAIFTGWGDSLNFVTMLLILAAFVLDRAPLPAKRLWLVATPIVLFSFLFSYKRAYYVALVVGLLVLFLMQKGRARVRFMTSAFVGFLLLLILITAAGQWRPIGMRFESILNPTKESSANYRLVEWQNALISIRKNPTSGIGLGGVMPMEIYLSRTNLLGVHNTYLWVAVKMGAVGLFAYLLLQLAFVKRLLRQNQALHDPFLRTLSRGLTCVFAAFCAAQMFAPMFIQMRTSTWFGVILGIGMLLSTLDQRHAPEQPETLSQP
- a CDS encoding bifunctional nuclease family protein, which encodes MIEMDFYELRLDESGADQIIILKEKNGARMMPILIGYYEAQSIHLALNDIHIQRPLTHDLAVNLISTLGGTMIRVNITDLRDSTFYARIYFETSNGEVDVDSRPSDAIALAIRTQAPIFVSKDVLEQVARE